A genomic stretch from Octopus bimaculoides isolate UCB-OBI-ISO-001 chromosome 15, ASM119413v2, whole genome shotgun sequence includes:
- the LOC128249549 gene encoding putative uncharacterized protein DDB_G0293968, whose protein sequence is NNNNNNNNHNNNNNNNNNNNNNVLKFWKQQQQQQQQQQGQY, encoded by the exons aataacaacaacaataataataatcataacaacaacaacaacaacaataat aataataataataatgttctcaaATTTTGG aagcagcagcagcagcagcagcagcagcagcaggggcAATATTAG